The following proteins are encoded in a genomic region of Cryomorphaceae bacterium:
- a CDS encoding anti-sigma factor antagonist, which produces MNFEVKNEEKHAMVQSHVEKLDSMNAPDLKSELVMLNKNGVRNIVLNLEKTRYCDSSGLSAILVGNRLCKNANGTFVVTGLQSTVQKMITISQLDSVLNITPTQSEAVDLIMMEEVERELGDD; this is translated from the coding sequence ATGAACTTTGAGGTCAAGAATGAAGAAAAGCACGCAATGGTGCAATCTCATGTAGAGAAACTCGACTCAATGAACGCCCCCGATCTCAAGTCGGAGTTGGTGATGCTCAACAAAAACGGTGTGCGAAACATCGTTCTCAACCTGGAAAAAACACGCTACTGCGATTCCAGTGGTTTGAGCGCCATTTTGGTGGGTAACCGCCTTTGCAAAAACGCCAACGGTACATTTGTGGTAACCGGATTACAATCAACGGTGCAAAAAATGATCACCATTTCTCAACTTGACAGTGTACTCAATATTACCCCTACCCAAAGCGAAGCCGTTGACCTCATCATGATGGAAGAGGTGGAGCGCGAATTGGGGGATGACTAA
- a CDS encoding aspartate carbamoyltransferase catalytic subunit, which produces MKTLRVNHLLGIKDLQPEEIQLIFETADHFKEVINRPIKKVPSLRDITIANLFFENSTRTKLSFELAEKRLSADVVNFSSSSSSVNKGETLIDTVNNILAMKIDMVVMRHPNPGAAHFLSTRVNSRIVNAGDGTHEHPTQALLDAFSIREKTGDVAGKKVLIVGDILHSRVALSNIYCLQKLGAEVKVCGPSTLIPKYIKSLNVDVEPDLEKGLNWCDVANMLRIQLERQGGGHAYFPSLREYTMMYGLNKERLDRLNKEITIMHPGPINRGVEITSDVADSDHSIILNQVENGVAIRMAVLYLLASKIERS; this is translated from the coding sequence ATGAAAACGTTGCGTGTAAATCACCTGCTCGGAATCAAAGATCTTCAGCCGGAGGAAATTCAACTTATTTTCGAAACCGCCGACCATTTTAAGGAGGTCATCAACCGTCCCATTAAAAAGGTTCCTTCGCTGCGCGATATCACCATTGCCAACCTGTTTTTTGAAAACTCCACGCGAACCAAGCTCAGTTTTGAGCTGGCAGAAAAGCGCTTGTCGGCGGATGTGGTGAATTTCTCCTCGTCCAGTTCCTCTGTGAACAAAGGCGAAACACTGATTGATACCGTGAATAACATCCTCGCCATGAAAATTGACATGGTGGTGATGCGGCATCCCAATCCCGGTGCGGCTCATTTTCTATCTACAAGGGTAAACTCGCGCATTGTAAACGCAGGCGACGGCACGCACGAACACCCCACACAGGCCCTGTTGGATGCTTTTAGTATCCGTGAAAAAACCGGAGATGTGGCGGGTAAGAAGGTGTTGATTGTGGGCGACATCCTGCACTCGCGTGTAGCCTTGTCTAATATCTATTGTTTACAAAAGCTGGGTGCTGAGGTAAAAGTTTGTGGTCCGTCTACGCTGATTCCTAAATACATCAAATCACTGAATGTTGATGTAGAGCCCGATTTGGAAAAAGGATTGAACTGGTGCGATGTGGCCAATATGTTGCGCATTCAGTTAGAACGTCAGGGTGGGGGACATGCCTATTTTCCTTCGCTGCGCGAATACACCATGATGTACGGCCTGAATAAGGAGCGCCTCGACAGGCTGAACAAGGAAATCACCATCATGCACCCCGGGCCTATCAACCGCGGAGTGGAAATTACCAGTGATGTGGCAGACTCTGACCATTCCATTATCCTGAATCAGGTAGAGAACGGAGTGGCCATACGAATGGCAGTGCTTTACCTGCTGGCTTCAAAAATTGAGCGCTCGTAG